A window of Lentibacillus sp. Marseille-P4043 contains these coding sequences:
- a CDS encoding endonuclease MutS2 yields the protein MNERILQVLEFNKILEYLSNQAATSLGKDLVSLLKPATGLQEVKTLQQETDEAGQVERLNLSIPLGGISDIRASVKRSVIGGILNTSECLDVANTIYGGRQVKEFVIKLEKNLPILEGLVEQITPLRELERQIKSCIDDHGQVMDSASVKLRSIRSSIRTYESRVRDKLDNYTKSNSNMLSDAIITIRNDRYVLPVKQEYRGAIGGIVHDQSASGQTLFMEPKAVVDLNNQLQEAKVAEKQEIERILRELSEYIAGAETFLLENVSVLAKIDFMFARAKLGKQMKAAMPKMNDQGFIKMRQAHHPLISTDNVVANDIEIGKDYTSIVITGPNTGGKTVTLKMIGLCTLMAQSGLQIPAYDGCEMAVFENVFADIGDEQSIEQNLSTFSSHMTNIVNIIEQVDNKTLVLFDELGAGTDPQEGAALAMSILDEVVSRDARVIATTHYPELKAYGYNRENVINASVEFNVETLQPTYRLLIGVPGRSNAFEISKRLGLNDSIIERAKDQVGVDSKSVENMIASLERSQIQAEKDYEEAHQTLMKSEELRNEIQKEWKQFEHKREELYKKAEKKAEKALQKAREEAELIIDEIRGMKSAADLKEHEWIEAKKMLEEAKPNLSSKQSTQANKPKKQSKNVLHPGDEIKLLTVNQQGTVLEKVNEDEYLVQVGIMKVKVKRNDLQAVGKQKKTMEKPLTTVKGSNYHVRPELDLRGERYEEALLRLEKYIDDVLLAGYAKVSIIHGKGTGALRTGVQEFAKRHPRIKNSRYGSMGEGGSGVTIIELQ from the coding sequence ATGAATGAACGTATTCTCCAAGTACTTGAATTTAATAAAATATTGGAATATCTATCTAACCAGGCCGCAACATCACTGGGAAAGGATCTTGTGTCCTTATTAAAGCCAGCAACAGGTTTGCAGGAAGTGAAAACTTTGCAACAAGAAACGGATGAAGCTGGACAAGTAGAACGACTAAATTTATCGATCCCACTTGGTGGTATATCTGATATACGGGCAAGCGTTAAGCGAAGCGTCATTGGTGGTATATTAAATACTAGTGAATGCCTTGATGTTGCCAATACGATTTATGGTGGGAGACAAGTCAAAGAGTTTGTCATAAAACTAGAGAAAAATCTGCCCATTTTAGAGGGACTAGTTGAACAGATTACACCTTTACGTGAGTTGGAACGTCAGATAAAAAGCTGTATCGATGATCATGGACAAGTGATGGACAGTGCATCAGTTAAATTGCGTAGTATTCGCTCTTCCATTCGCACGTATGAATCAAGGGTTCGCGATAAACTAGATAATTACACAAAATCAAATAGTAACATGCTTTCTGACGCGATCATAACGATTCGAAATGACCGTTATGTGTTGCCGGTTAAGCAAGAGTACCGAGGGGCAATTGGTGGGATTGTGCATGATCAGTCTGCATCAGGACAAACGTTGTTCATGGAACCAAAAGCTGTTGTTGATCTTAATAATCAATTGCAAGAAGCTAAAGTGGCAGAAAAACAGGAAATAGAGCGTATTTTGCGTGAGTTAAGTGAATATATTGCTGGAGCCGAAACATTTTTACTCGAAAATGTTTCTGTGCTAGCTAAAATTGATTTTATGTTTGCCCGCGCTAAGCTAGGTAAGCAAATGAAAGCAGCAATGCCGAAGATGAATGATCAAGGTTTTATTAAGATGAGGCAGGCACATCATCCCTTGATTTCGACTGATAATGTGGTTGCCAACGATATTGAAATAGGGAAAGATTATACATCAATCGTAATTACTGGACCTAATACTGGTGGGAAAACAGTAACTTTGAAGATGATTGGTTTATGTACTTTAATGGCGCAATCCGGGCTGCAAATCCCTGCATATGATGGATGCGAAATGGCTGTTTTTGAAAATGTTTTTGCTGATATTGGTGATGAACAATCGATTGAACAAAACTTAAGTACTTTTTCTTCACACATGACAAACATCGTTAATATTATCGAACAAGTTGATAATAAGACATTGGTATTATTTGATGAACTTGGTGCAGGAACAGACCCACAAGAAGGTGCAGCACTTGCAATGTCTATTTTAGATGAAGTGGTATCAAGGGATGCGCGTGTGATAGCAACGACTCATTATCCAGAATTAAAAGCATATGGCTATAACAGAGAAAATGTGATTAATGCCTCGGTGGAATTTAATGTGGAAACATTGCAGCCGACTTATCGATTATTAATCGGTGTTCCTGGAAGAAGTAATGCATTTGAAATTTCTAAGCGGTTAGGATTAAATGATTCCATAATAGAACGCGCAAAAGATCAAGTTGGTGTCGATTCGAAAAGTGTTGAAAATATGATTGCTTCGTTGGAACGATCACAAATACAAGCTGAGAAGGACTATGAAGAAGCTCATCAGACATTAATGAAAAGTGAAGAACTGCGTAATGAAATTCAAAAAGAGTGGAAGCAGTTTGAACATAAGCGTGAAGAATTATACAAAAAGGCTGAGAAAAAGGCTGAAAAAGCATTACAAAAAGCAAGGGAAGAAGCAGAACTTATTATCGATGAGATTCGTGGCATGAAATCCGCCGCTGATTTAAAAGAGCATGAATGGATCGAAGCGAAAAAGATGCTTGAAGAGGCAAAACCGAACCTTTCCTCCAAGCAATCAACACAAGCAAACAAACCAAAAAAACAGTCCAAAAATGTACTGCATCCTGGTGATGAGATTAAATTGCTAACCGTGAACCAACAAGGAACGGTTTTGGAAAAAGTGAATGAAGACGAGTACCTTGTTCAGGTAGGGATTATGAAGGTAAAGGTAAAACGAAATGATCTTCAGGCTGTTGGAAAGCAAAAGAAAACGATGGAAAAACCATTAACAACTGTTAAAGGGTCAAACTATCACGTGCGTCCAGAACTTGATTTGCGTGGGGAGCGCTATGAAGAAGCCCTACTCCGTTTAGAAAAGTATATTGATGATGTATTACTAGCTGGTTATGCGAAAGTATCAATTATACACGGGAAAGGAACAGGAGCACTTCGGACAGGTGTGCAGGAATTTGCGAAGCGGCATCCAAGAATCAAGAATAGTCGTTATGGATCGATGGGTGAAGGTGGAAGCGGTGTAACGATCATAGAATTACAATAA
- a CDS encoding DUF350 domain-containing protein, with protein sequence MNGFWENVFVETAARYSVVILCTIVFLAVFELVTSYKNWEQIKKGNFAVAMATGGKIFGIANIFRYSIEHNDTLLQSIGWGVFGFLLLLVGYFIFEFLTPTIKIDKEIGKGNKAVGFISMLISVGLSFVIGASIG encoded by the coding sequence ATGAATGGTTTTTGGGAAAACGTTTTTGTTGAGACTGCAGCACGCTATAGTGTGGTTATTTTATGTACGATTGTATTTTTGGCGGTGTTCGAGCTAGTTACATCTTATAAGAATTGGGAACAAATCAAGAAAGGAAATTTTGCGGTAGCAATGGCAACAGGCGGGAAAATATTTGGTATTGCCAACATTTTTCGCTACTCCATCGAACACAATGATACGCTTTTACAAAGTATCGGCTGGGGAGTATTTGGATTTTTATTGTTGTTGGTTGGTTATTTCATTTTTGAATTTCTAACACCAACAATAAAAATCGATAAAGAGATTGGAAAAGGAAATAAGGCAGTGGGATTTATTTCCATGTTGATTTCAGTGGGATTATCCTTCGTGATTGGGGCAAGTATAGGATAA
- a CDS encoding long-chain-fatty-acid--CoA ligase — MGEEKIWHSHYPKEIPTSISYDEKPLHAFLIEGAKRYKEKKALHFMGKEISFAEVYLQAKKMAHYMQQLGLKKGDRVAVMLPNSPQSVISYYGALMAGATVVQTNPLYKERELEYQLNDSGATFIVCMDILLPRVNNVKEATSVKHTIVTAIKNYLPFPKNIVYPFIQKKQYNMVVKVEHTEDTHVWKDIIANTSDNYTEVEVNPKEDLALLQYTGGTTGHPKGVMLTHFNLVANVQMCQAWLYKAKQGKEVVLGVLPFFHVYGMTTVMNMSIMFGSKMVLLPKFDAEEVLKTIQKQKATLFPGAPTIYVGLLNHPNLKKYDLSSIEACISGSAPLPVEVQEQFEKVTKGRLVEGYGLTESSPVTHANFVWTERVNGSIGIPWPDTHAKIFLPDSLDEAEIGDVGELAVKGPQVMKGYWNNPEETEKVLKDGWLFTGDLGYMDEQGYFYIVDRKKDMIIAGGYNIYPREVEEVLYEHEGVQEAVVAGVPDAYRGETVKAYVVLKSGYKLKEEDLNKYCRKHLAAYKVPKIYEFRDELPKTAVGKILRRSLVDEEKEKMQENSKTV, encoded by the coding sequence ATGGGGGAGGAAAAAATATGGCATTCTCATTATCCAAAGGAAATACCAACAAGTATTTCCTATGATGAGAAGCCATTACACGCTTTTTTGATAGAAGGTGCTAAACGATACAAAGAAAAGAAAGCGCTTCATTTTATGGGGAAAGAAATTTCATTTGCGGAAGTCTATTTACAAGCAAAGAAAATGGCTCATTACATGCAGCAGCTTGGTTTGAAAAAAGGTGACCGTGTTGCGGTAATGTTACCGAACAGTCCACAGTCTGTAATTAGCTATTATGGAGCATTGATGGCTGGGGCAACCGTAGTACAAACAAATCCTTTATATAAAGAACGGGAACTTGAATATCAATTGAACGATTCAGGTGCTACGTTTATCGTTTGCATGGATATCTTATTACCAAGGGTTAATAACGTAAAAGAAGCAACGTCTGTTAAACATACAATCGTTACAGCTATTAAGAATTATTTGCCATTTCCAAAAAACATTGTTTATCCGTTTATCCAAAAAAAGCAATATAATATGGTTGTTAAAGTTGAGCATACCGAGGATACCCATGTATGGAAGGATATTATTGCAAACACATCAGATAACTACACAGAAGTCGAGGTAAACCCTAAAGAAGATTTAGCTTTATTACAATATACTGGTGGAACGACAGGACATCCAAAAGGTGTTATGTTGACACACTTCAATCTCGTTGCAAATGTTCAAATGTGTCAAGCTTGGTTATACAAAGCAAAGCAAGGAAAAGAAGTTGTGTTAGGTGTGTTACCATTTTTCCATGTTTATGGTATGACAACAGTCATGAACATGTCGATTATGTTTGGATCGAAGATGGTTTTACTACCAAAATTCGATGCGGAAGAAGTTCTAAAAACAATCCAAAAGCAAAAAGCTACGTTATTTCCAGGAGCACCGACAATTTATGTTGGTTTATTAAATCATCCCAATTTAAAAAAATATGATCTATCATCAATAGAAGCCTGTATAAGTGGTTCAGCTCCACTACCGGTTGAGGTACAGGAGCAGTTTGAAAAAGTAACCAAAGGCCGGTTAGTTGAAGGATATGGATTGACCGAATCATCTCCTGTAACCCATGCCAATTTCGTTTGGACAGAACGTGTGAACGGAAGTATTGGAATTCCATGGCCTGATACACACGCTAAAATTTTCTTGCCGGATTCATTAGATGAGGCAGAAATCGGTGATGTTGGTGAACTAGCAGTGAAGGGACCGCAAGTAATGAAAGGCTATTGGAACAACCCCGAAGAAACTGAAAAGGTACTGAAGGATGGATGGCTTTTCACAGGCGATCTCGGCTATATGGATGAACAGGGTTATTTTTATATTGTCGATCGTAAAAAGGATATGATAATTGCTGGAGGATACAATATTTATCCAAGGGAAGTAGAGGAAGTTTTATATGAACATGAAGGTGTTCAGGAAGCTGTTGTTGCAGGTGTACCTGATGCGTATCGTGGTGAGACCGTTAAAGCCTACGTGGTATTGAAATCAGGTTATAAACTTAAAGAGGAAGATCTGAATAAATATTGCCGTAAACATCTAGCGGCATATAAAGTACCCAAAATATACGAGTTCCGTGATGAATTGCCAAAAACGGCAGTTGGTAAAATTTTAAGAAGAAGTTTAGTTGATGAAGAAAAAGAAAAAATGCAAGAAAACAGCAAAACTGTCTGA
- a CDS encoding TetR/AcrR family transcriptional regulator, which translates to MKKNKPKYKQIIEAAVEVIAENGYHASQVSKIAKKAGVADGTIYLYFANKEDILVSLFEEKMGQFVEQIAISIDKKHNASEKLHTLIEMHFHQLAQDHNLAIVTQLELRQSNTDLRLKINSVLKPYLAVIDNLILEGIEEHIFQESLNLPLVRQMIFGTLDEIVTNWVMKEQKYDLVSQAPQVHRLLINGLSVK; encoded by the coding sequence ATGAAGAAAAATAAGCCAAAATACAAACAAATTATTGAAGCAGCTGTTGAAGTTATCGCGGAAAACGGTTACCATGCGTCACAAGTTTCTAAAATTGCCAAAAAGGCTGGCGTCGCTGATGGAACAATATATTTATATTTTGCAAACAAAGAAGATATTTTAGTTTCTTTGTTTGAAGAGAAAATGGGACAGTTTGTTGAACAAATCGCCATCAGTATTGATAAAAAACATAATGCGAGTGAAAAACTGCATACATTAATTGAAATGCACTTTCATCAACTTGCGCAAGATCATAATTTGGCAATTGTAACACAATTAGAACTACGCCAATCAAATACAGATTTACGTTTAAAGATTAATAGTGTTTTAAAACCTTATTTAGCTGTTATTGATAATCTCATTTTGGAAGGCATTGAAGAACATATTTTTCAAGAAAGTTTAAACCTTCCACTAGTGCGACAGATGATTTTCGGCACCTTGGATGAAATTGTAACAAACTGGGTTATGAAGGAACAAAAATATGATTTAGTAAGTCAAGCTCCACAAGTCCATCGATTATTAATAAATGGACTTTCTGTAAAATAG
- a CDS encoding enoyl-CoA hydratase, with protein MGTLAYETDNHIATLTIKSPPANALSSALINDLAEKLDEIEQDEAIKAVVLKGEGKFFSAGADIKEFTSLQDATDYQSLSEKGQQLFDRIEHFHVPVIAAIHGAALGGGLELAMSCHIRIASENAKLGLPESTLGIIPGFAGTQRLPRYVGTAKAYEMILTGEPIRAHEAQALGLVNRVVENEEVFAEAMKLAEKIVAKSKLTINRIMKLIPYSIVDQFATGAKAEAKAFGEIFGSNDAKEGVQAFIEKRKPNFQDK; from the coding sequence TTGGGAACCTTAGCTTATGAAACAGACAATCACATTGCAACATTAACAATTAAAAGTCCGCCTGCGAACGCTTTATCAAGTGCATTAATAAATGATCTAGCTGAAAAACTTGATGAAATAGAACAGGATGAAGCAATCAAAGCAGTTGTTCTAAAAGGCGAAGGGAAGTTTTTCTCTGCAGGCGCTGATATCAAGGAATTTACTTCTTTACAAGACGCCACGGATTATCAATCGTTGTCTGAAAAAGGCCAGCAATTGTTTGATCGAATCGAGCATTTTCATGTACCTGTAATTGCGGCAATTCATGGTGCGGCTTTAGGTGGGGGCTTAGAACTTGCTATGTCCTGTCATATTCGAATCGCTTCGGAAAATGCTAAACTAGGATTACCTGAATCAACGCTCGGAATTATTCCCGGATTTGCCGGAACTCAGCGGTTACCACGATATGTCGGAACTGCGAAGGCGTACGAGATGATTTTAACTGGGGAACCTATTCGTGCGCATGAAGCTCAAGCTTTGGGCCTTGTAAATCGAGTAGTTGAAAATGAAGAAGTTTTCGCCGAAGCTATGAAACTAGCAGAAAAAATCGTAGCTAAAAGTAAATTAACAATTAATCGAATAATGAAGTTAATTCCGTATTCGATCGTTGATCAGTTTGCAACAGGAGCGAAAGCGGAGGCGAAAGCTTTTGGCGAAATATTTGGTTCTAATGATGCAAAGGAAGGCGTACAAGCGTTTATCGAAAAGCGTAAGCCTAATTTCCAGGATAAATAA
- a CDS encoding electron transfer flavoprotein subunit beta/FixA family protein, giving the protein MNIYVLLKKTFDTEEKIVVSNGQIEDDGAEFIINPYDEYAVEEAINQRDAHGGEVTVVTIGDEESEKQLRTALAMGADKAVLINTEDDLEDGDQFTTTKILEAFFEDKDADLILAGNVAIDEASGQVGPRLAERLGISYVTTITNLTIDGDKVNIDKDVEGDVEKIETTLPVLVTCQQGLNDPRYPSLPGIMKAKKKPLEELEIDDLDLDEDELEPKTKTIDIFLPPEKEAGKVLEGELDAQVQELVSLLKNDAKVL; this is encoded by the coding sequence ATGAATATCTATGTTTTATTAAAAAAGACGTTTGATACAGAAGAAAAAATTGTTGTATCTAACGGTCAAATTGAAGATGATGGTGCAGAATTTATTATTAATCCTTACGATGAATATGCAGTAGAAGAAGCAATCAATCAGCGTGATGCACATGGCGGAGAAGTTACAGTTGTGACTATTGGTGATGAAGAGTCAGAGAAACAACTTCGTACAGCACTTGCCATGGGCGCTGATAAAGCAGTTTTAATCAATACGGAAGATGATTTGGAAGACGGCGACCAATTTACGACAACCAAAATTTTGGAAGCGTTTTTTGAAGATAAAGATGCTGACTTAATCTTAGCTGGGAACGTGGCGATTGATGAAGCGAGCGGTCAGGTTGGGCCTAGACTAGCAGAACGTCTTGGAATTTCATATGTAACGACTATTACTAACCTTACTATTGATGGTGACAAAGTAAATATTGATAAGGATGTTGAAGGTGACGTTGAAAAAATCGAAACGACTTTACCTGTTCTTGTCACATGTCAACAAGGATTGAATGATCCGCGTTATCCATCACTTCCGGGGATTATGAAAGCGAAGAAAAAACCATTAGAAGAGTTAGAGATAGATGATCTTGACCTTGACGAAGATGAGTTGGAACCGAAAACAAAGACAATCGATATATTTTTACCACCAGAAAAAGAGGCTGGTAAGGTACTTGAAGGTGAACTTGATGCCCAAGTTCAAGAATTAGTTTCTTTACTTAAAAACGATGCAAAAGTACTGTAA
- a CDS encoding electron transfer flavoprotein subunit alpha/FixB family protein: MSDKLLVIGETRDGSLRNVTFEAIAAAKKINSDGEIVGVVCGDNELESIAQEMVYYGADRVITIKHDDLKMYTSEGYGQAVLAVINEESPSGIVMGHTSIGKDLTPKLASKLESGLISDVTDIELDGDKAVFVRPIYSGKAFEKKINTSDPAFITIRPNNIPALDRDESRTGEITAKDVDISDVRTVIKEVIRKASEGVDLSEAKVIVAGGRGVKSEEGFKPLQELADLLGGAVGASRGACDAEYCDYSLQIGQTGKVVTPDLYIACGISGAIQHLAGMSNSKVIVAINKDPEANIFNVADYGIVGDLFDVIPMLIEELEKVKV; this comes from the coding sequence ATGAGTGATAAACTACTAGTTATTGGTGAAACAAGAGATGGTTCATTGCGTAATGTTACATTTGAAGCAATCGCTGCAGCGAAAAAAATAAATTCAGATGGTGAAATTGTTGGGGTTGTATGTGGCGATAATGAATTAGAGTCAATTGCCCAGGAAATGGTATACTATGGAGCGGATCGTGTTATCACGATTAAACACGACGATTTAAAAATGTATACATCAGAAGGATATGGTCAAGCTGTTTTGGCGGTGATTAATGAAGAATCACCTAGTGGAATTGTAATGGGTCATACATCAATCGGGAAGGATTTAACACCGAAACTTGCAAGTAAATTAGAAAGTGGCTTAATTTCAGATGTGACAGATATTGAATTGGACGGGGACAAAGCGGTTTTCGTAAGACCTATTTATTCAGGAAAAGCTTTTGAAAAGAAAATTAACACGAGTGATCCCGCGTTTATTACAATTCGCCCGAACAACATTCCGGCACTTGATCGTGATGAATCTAGAACAGGTGAAATCACTGCAAAAGATGTAGACATTTCGGATGTTCGCACGGTTATTAAAGAAGTGATACGTAAAGCTTCGGAAGGTGTTGATCTATCTGAAGCCAAAGTAATTGTAGCTGGTGGCCGCGGTGTGAAAAGTGAAGAAGGCTTTAAACCGTTACAGGAACTTGCCGACCTATTAGGTGGTGCGGTAGGAGCATCACGTGGCGCGTGTGACGCAGAGTACTGTGATTACTCTCTGCAAATTGGACAAACAGGGAAAGTGGTAACACCGGATTTATACATTGCTTGTGGAATCTCGGGTGCAATCCAGCATTTAGCGGGGATGTCCAATTCGAAAGTAATCGTTGCAATCAATAAAGATCCAGAGGCAAACATATTTAACGTTGCCGACTATGGTATCGTTGGGGATCTGTTTGATGTAATTCCAATGCTAATTGAAGAACTCGAAAAGGTTAAGGTATAA
- the trxA gene encoding thioredoxin — translation MAISHVTDQNFAKETAEGLVLADFWAPWCGPCKMIAPVLEEIDGEMSEKVQIVKLDVDENQETAGKFGVMSIPTLLLFKDGNVVDQVIGFQPKEALVELINKHA, via the coding sequence ATGGCAATTTCACATGTAACAGATCAAAATTTCGCAAAGGAAACAGCTGAAGGGTTAGTTTTAGCTGACTTTTGGGCTCCGTGGTGTGGACCTTGTAAAATGATTGCACCAGTGTTAGAAGAAATTGATGGCGAAATGAGCGAAAAAGTGCAAATCGTAAAACTTGATGTAGATGAAAACCAGGAAACAGCTGGTAAGTTTGGCGTCATGAGTATCCCAACATTATTGTTATTTAAAGATGGAAATGTTGTAGATCAAGTAATTGGTTTTCAGCCAAAAGAAGCATTGGTTGAACTAATTAATAAACATGCGTAA
- the uvrC gene encoding excinuclease ABC subunit UvrC, translating to MNQIIKEKLAVLPALPGCYLMKDRQNTVIYVGKSKLLKNRVRSYFTGANDRKTQRLVQEIENFEYIVTSSEIEALILEMNLIKKYDPKYNVLLKDDKTYPYLKITHERHPRLLITRKVKKDKGKYFGPYPNVLAARETKKLLDRLYPLRKCNNPSGRFCLYYHMGQCLACSETPPSEETYKEIVQSITSFLNGGHKEIKNDLNRKMLEASEQLNFERAKEMRDQIHHIEAVMEQQKITLNDQVNRDIFGYSFDKGWMCIQVFFVRQGKLIERDVSVFPFFDEPEETFISYIGRFYLHQNHPKPKQILVPVGSDTDILKELLEIDVHVPLRGRKKELVELATKNAGISLKEKFSLIERDESRTIKAVEQLGEILNVETPHRIEAFDNSNIQGTDPVSAMIVFIDGRANKKDYRKYKIKNVEGPDDYETMREVIRRRYSRVLKDKLPLPDLIIVDGGKGQMSAALDVLENELGLDVPLCGLAKDDKHKTSELLYGFPPTVVPLSRQSQEFYLVQRIQDEVHRFAISFHRQLRGKNLVQSELDKIPGVGEKRRRLLLTHFKSVGEIKQASLEDLTKLGIPKNTAEQIITRLNDQEN from the coding sequence ATGAATCAAATAATAAAAGAAAAATTAGCTGTTCTCCCTGCATTACCAGGTTGCTATTTAATGAAAGATAGACAAAATACAGTTATTTATGTTGGAAAATCGAAATTGTTAAAAAATCGAGTCCGATCTTATTTTACAGGCGCTAACGATCGTAAAACACAGCGGTTGGTTCAAGAAATTGAAAACTTTGAGTACATTGTGACGTCATCGGAAATTGAGGCACTTATTTTGGAAATGAATTTAATCAAAAAGTATGACCCTAAATACAATGTCTTATTGAAAGATGATAAAACATACCCATATTTAAAAATTACACATGAACGACATCCGCGACTGCTTATTACACGGAAAGTTAAAAAGGACAAAGGTAAATATTTTGGCCCTTATCCTAATGTATTGGCGGCTAGGGAAACGAAAAAGCTGCTCGACCGATTATATCCATTGAGAAAATGCAATAACCCGTCCGGTCGTTTTTGTTTGTATTACCATATGGGTCAATGTCTAGCATGCTCGGAAACACCTCCGTCTGAAGAAACATATAAAGAGATTGTCCAAAGCATTACCTCCTTTTTAAATGGTGGTCACAAGGAAATAAAAAATGACCTCAATCGTAAAATGTTAGAAGCGAGTGAACAGTTGAATTTTGAACGTGCAAAAGAAATGCGCGATCAAATCCATCATATTGAGGCTGTGATGGAACAACAGAAAATCACCTTAAATGATCAAGTGAACCGTGATATATTTGGGTATAGTTTTGATAAAGGTTGGATGTGTATTCAGGTCTTTTTTGTAAGACAAGGAAAACTTATCGAACGGGATGTGTCTGTTTTTCCATTTTTCGATGAACCAGAGGAAACATTTATCAGTTATATTGGTAGGTTTTATTTACATCAAAATCATCCTAAACCAAAACAAATTTTAGTTCCTGTTGGTAGTGATACTGATATATTAAAGGAACTATTAGAAATTGATGTCCATGTACCATTACGTGGCAGAAAGAAAGAGCTAGTAGAATTGGCAACGAAAAATGCTGGCATTTCCTTGAAAGAAAAATTCTCATTGATTGAACGTGATGAGTCTAGAACTATTAAGGCAGTCGAGCAATTGGGAGAGATTTTAAATGTGGAAACGCCTCACCGGATTGAGGCATTTGATAATTCCAACATTCAAGGAACTGACCCAGTTTCAGCAATGATCGTTTTCATTGATGGTCGCGCAAATAAAAAAGACTATCGGAAATACAAGATAAAAAATGTTGAAGGTCCAGACGATTATGAGACGATGAGGGAAGTTATTCGCCGGCGTTATTCACGTGTTTTAAAAGATAAATTACCACTTCCTGATTTAATTATTGTCGATGGAGGCAAAGGGCAGATGAGTGCCGCTTTAGATGTGTTGGAGAATGAATTGGGGTTGGATGTTCCTTTGTGTGGATTGGCAAAAGATGATAAACATAAAACAAGTGAATTGTTATATGGTTTTCCACCAACAGTAGTTCCTTTATCTAGACAATCACAGGAATTCTACCTCGTACAGCGAATTCAGGATGAGGTTCACCGATTCGCGATTTCGTTTCATCGACAGCTTCGCGGGAAAAACTTAGTCCAATCTGAGTTGGACAAAATACCAGGTGTTGGCGAAAAGAGAAGGCGTTTGCTGTTAACCCATTTCAAATCAGTTGGAGAAATCAAACAAGCGTCACTTGAGGATTTAACAAAACTTGGTATACCAAAAAATACTGCAGAACAAATTATTACACGTTTAAATGATCAAGAAAATTAA
- a CDS encoding YslB family protein, whose translation MAKDQNSLSITLLDELQSSGAGYNVLRYISLPELLGSEANTLLYYIGKDLARKLEIQSLEDVYHIFEKLGWGRLELVKEKRKELIFNLMADSVANRLNAPFPTEFRIEAGFLAESLQLIKGISCECLEEINKKILQVEFSVIYT comes from the coding sequence ATGGCAAAGGATCAAAATTCACTATCCATTACCTTACTTGACGAGTTGCAATCATCTGGTGCTGGTTATAATGTGTTAAGATACATAAGTTTACCTGAATTATTAGGCTCTGAGGCAAACACACTCCTCTATTACATAGGAAAAGATTTGGCTCGAAAACTGGAAATACAATCATTGGAAGATGTCTATCATATTTTTGAGAAATTAGGATGGGGAAGGTTGGAACTGGTAAAAGAAAAAAGAAAAGAGCTTATTTTTAATCTTATGGCTGATTCAGTTGCAAACCGATTAAATGCTCCATTTCCCACTGAGTTCCGTATTGAGGCAGGCTTTCTTGCAGAATCACTACAATTAATTAAAGGTATATCATGTGAATGCCTAGAAGAAATCAACAAGAAAATCCTGCAAGTTGAATTTTCAGTGATTTATACATGA